AGTTTGAATTTGATGGTTCAATTTTCTTAACTACTTAAATTGTGTGTTCAGGTGCATCAGTTGGTGTGGAATGCAAAGATGGAAGCAAATCAAAGAAACCAAGATTCAAGAAAGAGGTGAAGACAAACAAGGATGGGGAGTTCAAAGTGGAGCTACCTTTCAAAGTGAGTAAACATGTGAAGAGAATCAAAGGATGCACCTTTGAATTGATTAGTAGCAATAACCCTAATTGTGCCATGGCCTCAATTTCCACCACTTCTTCAATAACCCTCAAATCAAGAAACCAAAAAGAACACATCTTTACAGCTGGGTTTTTCTCATTCAAGCCCACAAAAAAGCCCAAACTTTGCAATCAAAGCCCAACAACAGCAACAGTTCAAGAATCTAAAGATTCTGTTTATGTGGAAAAAAGATTCCCTCCAAGTATAGACCCATCATTCCCACCACCACTTCAAGATCCACCATCACCACCTAcacttcttcctcctcttttgccATTACTCCCTCCAATTATTCCACCATTAACACCTCCAATTAAAGAGGATAAAAGGGTTAAACCATCTCAAGTCTCTCTTTTTCCACCTCTTATACCACCATTGGTACCAAACCCATTTCAACCACCACCGTTGATTCCAAACCCATTTCAACCACCACCTCTAATTCCAAACCCATTTCAGCCACCAAGCCCACCACTCATACCAAACCCATTTCAACCACCACCAAGCCCAACACCACTTATACCTAACCCATTTCAGCCACCCCCAAGCCCAAGACCACTAATACCTAACCCATTTCAGCCACCTCCAAGCCCACCACCGTTTCTCCCTAACCCATTTCAGCCACCACCAAGCCCACCATCACCACTATTTCCAAACCCATTTCAGCCCACACCATCACCACCAAAGCCACCATCACCTTTGTTTCCTTTTCCACCTATTCCCGGTTTGACTCCGTCGCCGCCGCCGCCGTCTCCGCCCCCACCAACTTTTCCATTTCCTTTCCCTCCATTGTTCCCACCACCTCATACCCCTGGCTCACCCCCTGTGAGGAATCTCTCCCCTTGATTACATGAAACCATGATTTTAAATTGCGGCGATTTGGCCACAATTTAAAACCATTATTTGAGTATATGAATGCACAATTATCCAATATATggtttcttccaaccttttactttctttttttgAATCATGTAGTAATACTGTATAATTATTAGCTAAATATGAGGATTATGTACTTGAGAAAAAAAGTTGATATGATAATTAATGACACATCATTGTTATGCTAGTAAGCTTCAACCTTCTCAGTTTTTACTTTCTTAGAATATATGTCATTTGTGCATCCTTTAATTCTTCTACCATTCAATACTTTTCTGATTGAGTTGTGAGTTAATATTCAGAGAATCAGATAAGTACAACTTCATTTTTTACATTGTTGATCAAGATTAGACAAGTCCATTTTATCCggtccttttttttttattggatCCTGAAATTGCGTTGGCGAAGGGGCTGGTATGATTGCCATCCTTTTGGTAGAGATCTAGATACTTTTCTTGGCTTTTTCTTCCCGTCTGATTTGGAATGTTTTTTGGAGTAAGAAAAACTTAATTATAAACTGGGCTTTAATAATGGACCAAAATATGGAAGTTTAAATAAATGTTAACGAGTGTCCAAAATCCAAAATGTTCATGATAAAAGAAGTATCAACAAACCAAATTGGGCTAGTAGTTAACTCGCTAGTCCGCTTAAATAAGTGTCGGGAGTTCAAATCTCGTCTTGTACATGTAGCAATCCATGGAGCTCCTAGCGCAACTGAGGCTTTGGTTGAGTGGCTATATGCGACGAcctcttaaaaaaaaagatctCCTAGCAGAGGCTTTGGTCGGAAATAGATCCTCTCAATTTTTTGTTTCATTTAAGAAGATAAAGTGTGATTTCTCATCATATATTTTATAAGTGggacaaaaaaaaatatgaaagggaaaacattaaagaattatatatcatactttactttttcaattgaaaaaaaattaagaggatacattcctcttaacaactgcaccaatggcatctAAGGGTGTTCATGAGTCAGGTAAAATTGGGTTTGATGTGATCCAGATCCAACTCGAAATATATATCGGCTCTATTTTTTAGACCCGAATCCGGTCCTAAACCCGATGAAACCTACACATTTTCGAGCCACGATTATATCGGGTGAAAATCGAATCGTTAACATCACCTTCTTGTAAGCTAACATgtgaaaatatcaaaatttcCTAGATtccaaccattatttgacatggtaaaattcatttagaaaaatataataagaacCAACCCTattctaaaattaaagtataaccacaatcaatactaatattatctaataacactaaatatttaaataaatacaaataacacaatattatgcattaatCTAGCaagtcttatgcattttaaatataaaacattaacttatagtcttataatgactaataacacaaaatattaaagtttacaatacttaaatttcacataaaaataaccATCATCTATCATTAATaacacaaaatttaattatgtATGATAACCGGGCAACCGGGCCAAATTCGGGTGACCCGAGTTATGGCCCGACCCAACCTAAAATAATaaccaaatttatttttgagaCTCTTATTTGACCTAAATCCGGTAAAATCATATCAAATTAACTCCTAAAATATTCAGGACCAGGCCGGACGGGCCATACACACCCCCTAGTGCCATCTATATTGTCTTTAGAAGTCACAGCATCCACATTAACATTTTTCTTGTTGCCTTTTCCAATTCTTCAAAGAACATAATAACCACAATACTTGCAGTCCCTCAGCCTTTCAATTTTAGGACGACTAAGTTTACCATCTCTACACATTTAAATAAATGGTTTATAGTTGTACATTGCATGATAGTTGCTTGAAAACCCAATTTCTAACTTGATATGAACCAAAATGATTGACCATTTACTTAGTTTTTGTTCTTTCTTATCAATTATTACTTTCCTTAATTGCTGTCCCTTACATCACGGCTAAAAGTTACAAAAGTCAACATCAGCATCCTCAGATTTCCTTAATTAGTTTTGCAAACCAATTACCTCAAaattcaatattcctttataacaaataataatggaaaattATCAGGTGTACCCGGGAACATCGGTGTTCCAGTTATTTTAactgttgattttaattaatatatattatatatattttttttaattcaaatcaacggttaaaacaactaGAACACCGGTGTTCTCAGTACACCTGATAACCTTCCAATAATAATATTGCAAGGTTATGAGGTATAGTGGTATACCATTGTAATTCTTCGAAACATTAATGTTTGAATTCTTATAACCGTTGTAtattaaataatgaaaaatactatttgtacactaaaattagccaCTAATATTAGccactaatatatttatatataaatgcatgtgtggtttaatttattttcaatgtgtatttgtattctagtatgtattttatactgataTTTGActttagtgactgattttagtgtatacGTAACATaacttttattaattatgtagaGACTGAATCCTCCTCTTGTAGGAGTTGTAATACTCTTCTCTTTTGTGATTTAAAGCCACTTTCATTCCCTCACATTACATCAACAGTTTTAACGCCCGCCAACATTAAACTCCACTGCATCCCGGCGGGTAATGAACCTACTTTAGCTGCACATTTCTCTCTTGTAACTTTGGATGCGGAGGACCTTTTGGTCTTTTCCAGGGTTCCTATAGAACAAAAGTGAATTGGACAACCTTAAAGTAcatgaaaaattgaaagaatctcactagagagtCAATGGAGTATATGTATAACGTGTACAATGGATTGTTTATTTGACCcaatatgaattaaaaaatgaatattcAGAATAAAATACTACTAATTTATCAAACACAATATACTCATACTATatagaataaccatccgagtaTCATGGATAATAAAAATCTGATATCCTACTGAATCGAACATCCaatttaaaatacttaaaaCTGATCACACAAATTAATCTTCATTGTATGCATTATACAGCACATGTATTAGCTCCCTATACTTTCTCAAATTAAAAAACTTCCAAAAGTGTTGTGTGATTTGCATTTTCATTC
This sequence is a window from Arachis stenosperma cultivar V10309 chromosome 10, arast.V10309.gnm1.PFL2, whole genome shotgun sequence. Protein-coding genes within it:
- the LOC130954840 gene encoding vegetative cell wall protein gp1-like, producing the protein MSWFLVILFLTLTFGTLSSQSTHDEKRLPSSSAPAVVAVGTVFCDKCLQHSFSFGSHFISGASVGVECKDGSKSKKPRFKKEVKTNKDGEFKVELPFKVSKHVKRIKGCTFELISSNNPNCAMASISTTSSITLKSRNQKEHIFTAGFFSFKPTKKPKLCNQSPTTATVQESKDSVYVEKRFPPSIDPSFPPPLQDPPSPPTLLPPLLPLLPPIIPPLTPPIKEDKRVKPSQVSLFPPLIPPLVPNPFQPPPLIPNPFQPPPLIPNPFQPPSPPLIPNPFQPPPSPTPLIPNPFQPPPSPRPLIPNPFQPPPSPPPFLPNPFQPPPSPPSPLFPNPFQPTPSPPKPPSPLFPFPPIPGLTPSPPPPSPPPPTFPFPFPPLFPPPHTPGSPPVRNLSP